In one Roseburia intestinalis L1-82 genomic region, the following are encoded:
- a CDS encoding FtsK/SpoIIIE domain-containing protein, with protein sequence MHKIWNKGHRIRASDKHLVYHFSIGTLLFVFVAVLLLLNIKQLMRTDWEHFILLENGLTLSPYNFITILIATGVCALVAFLYYRFGYDSFKKLLHRQKLARMILENKWYEADTVQDSGFFTDLQSRSREKIVWFPKIYYQMEKGLLHIRCEITLGKYQDQLLRLEDKLESGLYCELTDKTLHDGYIEYTLLYDMIANRITIDEVRAENGCLRLMKNLVWEYDALPHALIAGGTGGGKTYFLLTLIEALLHTNAVLYILDPKNADLADLGTVMGNVYHTKEEMIDCVNAFYEGMVQRSEEMKRHQNYKTGENYAYLGLPPCFLIFDEYVAFFEMLGTKESVSLLSQLKKIVMLGRQAGYFLIVACQRPDAKYFSDGIRDNFNFRVGLGRISELGYGMLFGSDVKKQFFQKRIKGRGYCDVGTSVISEFYTPLVPKGHDFLQTIGSLAQARQDGTATCEAKGDGTD encoded by the coding sequence ATGCATAAGATTTGGAATAAAGGACACCGTATCAGAGCCAGCGACAAGCACCTTGTCTACCACTTTTCCATAGGGACGCTTCTGTTTGTATTTGTGGCGGTTCTTCTGCTACTGAATATAAAACAGCTCATGCGTACCGATTGGGAGCATTTCATCTTATTAGAAAACGGCTTGACGCTTTCCCCTTACAACTTCATAACCATACTGATAGCGACTGGTGTTTGTGCATTGGTCGCTTTTCTGTATTACCGCTTCGGTTACGACAGCTTCAAGAAGCTCCTGCACCGTCAAAAGCTGGCACGAATGATACTGGAAAATAAGTGGTATGAAGCCGATACCGTACAAGACAGCGGTTTTTTTACTGACCTGCAAAGCAGATCAAGGGAAAAAATCGTCTGGTTTCCGAAGATTTATTATCAAATGGAAAAGGGACTGCTTCATATCCGCTGTGAAATCACGCTGGGAAAATATCAAGACCAGCTTTTACGGTTAGAGGATAAATTGGAAAGTGGCTTGTATTGTGAGCTGACCGACAAGACCCTGCATGACGGCTATATCGAATATACCCTGCTTTATGATATGATAGCGAACCGCATTACTATTGATGAAGTACGGGCAGAAAACGGCTGTCTTAGACTGATGAAAAATCTTGTCTGGGAATATGACGCACTCCCTCACGCTCTGATTGCTGGTGGGACGGGTGGCGGTAAAACCTATTTTCTGCTGACGCTCATTGAAGCCTTACTGCATACCAACGCTGTCCTTTACATCTTAGACCCGAAGAACGCTGACCTTGCAGACTTAGGGACAGTTATGGGAAATGTGTATCACACCAAAGAAGAAATGATTGATTGCGTCAATGCCTTTTATGAGGGTATGGTACAGCGAAGTGAGGAAATGAAGCGACACCAGAACTATAAGACGGGCGAAAACTACGCCTATCTGGGACTTCCACCCTGCTTTCTTATCTTTGATGAATATGTGGCATTTTTTGAAATGCTGGGGACAAAAGAAAGCGTGAGCCTACTTAGCCAGTTAAAGAAAATCGTTATGTTAGGGCGACAAGCAGGTTATTTTCTTATCGTTGCCTGCCAGCGTCCAGACGCAAAGTATTTCTCGGACGGTATCAGAGATAACTTCAATTTCCGTGTGGGACTTGGGCGTATCAGCGAATTAGGTTACGGTATGCTGTTCGGTTCAGATGTAAAAAAACAGTTTTTCCAGAAGCGTATCAAGGGGCGTGGCTATTGTGATGTAGGAACAAGTGTTATAAGTGAATTTTACACGCCTTTAGTTCCGAAAGGACATGACTTTTTGCAGACTATCGGCTCTCTTGCACAAGCAAGGCAGGACGGGACGGCGACGTGCGAAGCGAAAGGCGACGGCACGGACTAG